atagaaagtATGTTAAAAAGAGTGGATTGGAGAATTTGTTACTAGTACACGTAACATATGACACAAATGGATTTATATTATCTATGAAACTTCAATTttagaatgaagaagaaagacaCCTGCAAAGAGCAATGGTTTCAGGAAGAGCAGTTAGCTTGTTCCCTGACACATTAAGGATCTTTAGATTAACTAGCAATCCAATGGAATCTGGAAGAAACTCTAAAACATTAGATGAAACATCCAGCTCCACAAGCTTCTGTAGTCCTGCTATTGAATCAGGAATCGCCTGTTTTAATGGCACGAAAACATCCAAAATTATATAAGctacaataaaaaattgaacTATAATCTCTTTCAAATGCTCAACAACAATTGAACCAGTGCagttttgtttctttctttttatttcataataaaaataaaaataaaaacaaataaatggcAGCAAAGGAAGAGATCTTCATTGTTATCCATACATCGTGATCAACTAATTCAATTTACTGTTATATTATGTACTTAAAATCTTAGACAAGTTACTTCACTTCAaataacaagttttttttttcgtttaaGACCTTACCTATCTTCCACATGAAGCAATCCTCCTCAGTAGAACCAAAGTTCAATGAGCATTTAGTGCAACTACATTTAAAGGGTTCAAACTCAACCACTGATTAAACTTAAATCACTTCAGGTCAATAGATTCAAACACTTGGTGGTGGATTTAAAACAAACGCTAAAATATTCTTAAGTATACACTACACGATCCTTCAATTCACACTCAAGACGCAAGAGACTGCATCTGACGCGACGCCTTAATCCTCTAGAACATGAAAACAGGTTCATCACCAAACCCCATTGAGAAGCAAAACACAACATAGGCTATGATCACGTGAATATAAGGTTTTGCGACAAtgaaaacaaaacacacaaagatcGAGACAAAAGACCGTGCATACCTCTAACTGATTCTGAGACAAATTAAGCACGACCAAACCACGAATCTTCCCGAAGGCCTCGGGGAGAATCCTCAACTGGGACCCAGAAAGATCAACCTTTTCCACTTCCTCACTCTCCGCTTTCCTCAAAATCCCAACCACTCCTTCATTCACCTCTTCACCAACCTCTTTCACCGATTGCGCGTAAGCCTCAACCAGCATCTCCTCGGCAGCCCTAAGCTGCTTCACGCACTCCTCGTGCATGTCATCCACTCGCACCAGCGCGTGAAATACCTGCGCCTCGTCGTTGGGCGCGTGGGGGTCGGCGATCTTGGCACGCGCGGCAGCAACGGCGGAGGGGTCCGGGCGGGGGCCGATGGTGCGGAGGAGGGAGAAGGTGTGGGCGACGTTAAGGGTGGAAGCGCGTTGGGTGAGCGAGGGTAACACTTGGGGGTGGTTCAAGTGAGGAAAGAGGGAGAGTAGAGATTGTTGGGAGTGTGTGGGGAGTGGTGGATGCGTGTGTGGATGAAGGTGGTGTAGAAGGTGGGAGAGGAGAGGGAAATCGTTGAGATCGGGATTCATTTTgttgaagaaagaagaaagtgTCAAGAAAGTAAAAACACCGGAAAAATAAGAAAGATAGATTCTTGATGTTTGGTTGTTTCTAGTTTCTGCTGCTGACCGCTGTTTTTGATTGGAACAGTGGATGTGTTTTGGGTTGGTTAGCGTGccaaattggttgttctttcATTTCCACTTTTCGACATCTTTCCGTTGAGTAAAGTCTCGCGGGCTGAAACAAAAGTTCTtctctattattattattattattattattttattattatattattattattattattattattattattattattattattattattattattattattattattattattattattattattattattattattattattattattattattattattattattattatttattattattattattattattattattattattattattattattatttattattattattattattattattattattattattattattattattattattattattattattattattattattatttattattattattattattattattattattattattattattattattattattattatttattattattattattattattattattattattattattattattattattattattattattattattattattattattattattattattattattattattattattattattattattattattattattattattattattattattattattattattattattattattattattattatttattattattattattttattattattattattattattattattattattttttattattattattattatattattattattattattattattattattattattattattattattattattattattattattattattattattattattattattattattatttattattattatttattattattattattattattattattattattattattattattattattattattattatttattattattattattattatttattattattattattattattattattattattatattattattattattattattattattattattattattattttattattattattattattattattaattattattattattattattattatattattattattattattattattattttttattattattattattattatttattattattattattattattattattattattattattattattattattatttattattatttattattattattattattattattattattattattattattattattattattattattattattattattattattattattttattattattattattttattattattattattattattattattattattattattattattattttattattatattttattattattattattattattattatttattattattattattattattattattattattattattattattattattattattattatttattattattattattattattattattattattattattattattattattattattattattattattattattattattattattattattatttattattattattattattatttattattattattattattattattattattttattatttattattattattattattttattatttatattattattattattattattattttattattattattattattattattattattattattttattattattatttattattattattattattattattattattattattatttattattattattattattattattattattattattattattattattattattattattattattattattattattattattattattattattattattattattatattattattatattattattattattattattattattattaNNNNNNNNNNNNNNNNNNNNNNNNNNNNNNNNNNNNNNNNNNNNNNNNNNNNNNNNNNNNNNNNNNNNNNNNNNNNNNNNNNNNNNNNNNNNNNNNNNNNNNNNNNNNNNNNNNNNNNNNNNNNNNNNNNNNNNNNNNNNNNNNNNNNNNNNNNNNNNNNNNNNNNNNNNNNNNNNNNNNNNNNNNNNNNNNNNNNNNNNNNNNNNNNNNNNNNNNNNNNNNNNNNNNNNNNNNNNNNNNNNNNNNNNNNNNNNNNNNNNNNNNNNNNNNNNNNNNNNNNNNNNNNNNNNNNNNNNNNNNNNNNNNNNNNNNNNNNNNNNNNNNNNNNNNNNNNNNNNNNNNNNNNNNNNNNNNNNNNNNNNNNNNNNNNNNNNNNNNNNNNNNNNNNNNNNNNNNNNNNNNNNNNNNNNNNNNNNNNNNNNNNNNNNNNNNNNNNNNNNNNNNNNNNNNNNNNNNNNNNNNNNNNNNNNNNNNNNNNNNNNNNNNNNNNNNNNNNNNNNNNNNNNNNNNNNNNNNNNNNNNNNNNNNNNNNNNNNNNNNNNNNNNNNNNNNNNNNNNNNNNNNNNNNNNNNNNNNNNNNNNNNNNNNNNNNNNNNNNNNNNNNNNNNNNNNNNNNNNNNNNNNNNNNNNNNNNNNNNNNNNNNNNNNNNNNNNNNNNNNNNNNNNNNNNNNNNNNNNNNNNNNNNNNNNNNNNNNNNNNNNNNNNNNNNNNNNNNNNNNNNNNNNNNNNNNNNNNNNNNNNNNNNNNNNNNNNNNNNNNNNNNNNNNNNNNNNNNNNNNNNNNNNNNNNNNNNNNNNNNNNNNNNNNNNNNNNNNNNNNNNNNNNNNNNNNNNNNNNNNNNNNNNNNNNNNNNNNNNNNNNNNNNNNNNNNNNNNNNNNNNNNNNNNNNNNNNNNNNNNNNNNNNNNNNNNNNNNNNNNNNNNNNNNNNNNNNNNNNNNNNNNNNNNNNNNNNNNNNNNNNNNNNNNNNNNNNNNNNNNNNNNNNNNNNNNNNNNNNNNNNNNNNNNNNNNNNNNNNNNNNNNNNNNNNNNNNNNNNNNNNNNNNNNNNNNNNNNNNNNNNNNNNNNNNNNNNNNNNNNNNNNNNNNNNNNNNNNNNNNNNNNNNNNNNNNNNNNNNNNNNNNNNNNNNNNNNNNNNNNNNNNNNNNNNNNNNNNNNNNNNNNNNNNNNNNNNNNNNNNNNNNNNNNNNNNNNNNNNNNNNNNNNNNNNNNNNNNNNNNNNNNNNNNNNNNNNNNNNNNNNNNNNNNNNNNNNNNNNNNNNNNNNNNNNNNNNNNNNNNNNNNNNNNNNNNNNNNNNNNNNNNNNNNNNNNNNNNNNNNNNNNNNNNNNNNNNNNNNNNNNNNNNNNNNNNNNNNNNNNNNNNNNNNNNNNNNNNNNNNNNNNNNNNNNNNNNNNNNNNNNNNNNNNNNNNNNNNNNNNNNNNNNNNNNNNNNNNNNNNNNNNNNNNNNNNNNNNNNNNNNNNNNNNNNNNNNNNNNNNNNNNNNNNNNNNNNNNNNNNNNNNNNNNNNNNNNNNNNNNNNNNNNNNNNNNNNNNNNNNNNNNNNNNNNNNNNNNNNNNNNNNNNNNNNNNNNNNNNNNNNNNNNNNNNNNNNNNNNNNNNNNNNNNNNNNNNNNNNNNNNNNNNNNNNNNNNNNNNNNNNNNNNNNNNNNNNNNNNNNNNNNNNNNNNNNNNNNNNNNNNNNNNNNNNNNNNNNNNNNNNNNNNNNNNNNNNNNNNNNNNNNNNNNNNNNNNNNNNNNNNNNNNNNNNNNNNNNNNNNNNNNNNNNNNNNNNNNNNNNNNNNNNNNNNNNNNNNNNNNNNNNNNNNNNNNNNNNNNNNNNNNNNNNNNNNNNNNNNNNNNNNNNNNNNNNNNNNNNNNNNNNNNNNNNNNNNNNNNNNNNNNNNNNNNNNNNNNNNNNNNNNNNNNNNNNNNNNNNNNNNNNNNNNNNNNNNNNNNNNNNNNNNNNNNNNNNNNNNNNNNNNNNNNNNNNNNNNNNNNNNNNNNNNNNNNNNNNNNNNNNNNNNNNNNNNNNNNNNNNNNNNNNNNNNNNNNNNNNNNNNNNNNNNNNNNNNNNNNNNNNNNNNNNNNNNNNNNNNNNNNNNNNNNNNNNNNNNNNNNNNNNNNNNNNNNNNNNNNNNNNNNNNNNNNNNNNNNNNNNNNNNNNNNNNNNNNNNNNNNNNNNNNNNNNNNNNNNNNNNNNNNNNNNNNNNNNNNNNNNNNNNNNNNNNNNNNNNNNNNNNNNNNNNNNNNNNNNNNNNNNNNNNNNNNNNNNNNNNNNNNNNNNNNNNNNNNNNNNNNNNNNNNNNNNNNNNNNNNNNNNNNNNNNNNNNNNNNNNNNNNNNNNNNNNNNNNNNNNNNNNNNNNNNNNNNNNNNNNNNNNNNNNNNNNNNNNNNNNNNNNNNNNNNNNNNNNNNNNNNNNNNNNNNNNNNNNNNNNNNNNNNNNNNNNNNNNNNNNNNNNNNNNNNNNNNNNNNNNNNNNNNNNNNNNNNNNNNNNNNNNNNNNNNNNNNNNNNNNNNNNNNNNNNNNNNNNNNNNNNNNNNNNNNNNNNNNNNNNNNNNNNNNNNNNNNNNNNNNNNNNNNNNNNNNNNNNNNNNNNNNNNNNNNNNNNNNNNNNNNNNNNNNNNNNNNNNNNNNNNNNNNNNNNNNNNNNNNNNNNNNNNNNNNNNNNNNNNNNNNNNNNNNNNNNNNNNNNNNNNNNNNNNNNNNNNNNNNNNNNNNNNNNNNNNNNNNNNNNNNNNNNNNNNNNNNNNNNNNNNNNNNNNNNNNNNNNNNNNNNNNNNNNNNNNNNNNNNNNNNNNNNNNNNNNNNNNNNNNNNNNNNNNNNNNNNNNNNNNNNNNNNNNNNNNNNNNNNNNNNNNNNNNNNNNNNNNNNNNNNNNNNNNNNNNNNNNNNNNNNNNNNNNNNNNNNNNNNNNNNNNNNNNNNNNNNNNNNNNNNNNNNNNNNNNNNNNNNNNNNNNNNNNNNNNNNNNNNNNNNNNNNNNNNNNNNNNNNNNNNNNNNNNNNNNNNNNNNNNNNNNNNNNNNNNNNNNNNNNNNNNNNNNNNNNNNNNNNNNNNNNNNNNNNNNNNNNNNNNNNNNNNNNNNNNNNNNNNNNNNNNNNNNNNNNNNNNNNNNNNNNNNNNNNNNNNNNNNNNNNNNNNNNNNNNNNNNNNNNNNNNNNNNNNNNNNNNNNNNNNNNNNNNNNNNNNNNNNNNNNNNNNNNNNNNNNNNNNNNNNNNNNNNNNNNNNNNNNNNNNNNNNNNNNNNNNNNNNNNNNNNNNNNNNNNNNNNNNNNNNNNNNNNNNNNNNNNNNNNNNNNNNNNNNNNNNNNNNNNNNNNNNNNNNNNNNNNNNNNNNNNNNNNNNNNNNNNNNNNNNNNNNNNNNNNNNNNNNNNNNNNNNNNNNNNNNNNNNNNNNNNNNNNNNNNNNNNNNNNNNNNNNNNNNNNNNNNNNNNNNNNNNNNNNNNNNNNNNNNNNNNNNNNNNNNNNNNNNNNNNNNNNNNNNNNNNNNNNNNNNNNNNNNNNNNNNNNNNNNNNNNNNNNNNNNNNNNNNNNNNNNNNNNNNNNNNNNNNNNNNNNNNNNNNNNNNN
The sequence above is a segment of the Phaseolus vulgaris cultivar G19833 chromosome 2, P. vulgaris v2.0, whole genome shotgun sequence genome. Coding sequences within it:
- the LOC137811341 gene encoding plant intracellular Ras-group-related LRR protein 3-like, which produces MNPDLNDFPLLSHLLHHLHPHTHPPLPTHSQQSLLSLFPHLNHPQVLPSLTQRASTLNVAHTFSLLRTIGPRPDPSAVAAARAKIADPHAPNDEAQVFHALVRVDDMHEECVKQLRAAEEMLVEAYAQSVKEVGEEVNEGVVGILRKAESEEVEKVDLSGSQLRILPEAFGKIRGLVVLNLSQNQLEAIPDSIAGLQKLVELDVSSNVLEFLPDSIGLLVNLKILNVSGNKLTALPETIALCRSLVELDASFNNIMCLPTNMGFGLVNLEKLLIHLNKIRLLPSSIGEMKSLRHLDVHFNELHGLPQSIGKLTNLEYLNLSSNFSDMTELPETLGDLVNLRELDLSNNQIRALPYTFSRLENLTKLNLDQNPIIVPPIQVVSQGVEAVKEFMAKWWLDLIEEAQQKSMTETNNQHAPTGWLAWGVSLLNNVAGVSESVAEYFGARKAPSDPWLDQKL